From Gemmatimonadaceae bacterium, a single genomic window includes:
- a CDS encoding HDIG domain-containing protein gives MAIRLPIERNAAGAGAPPYSTRARLGYHGLRIALLVSLAVVTYLLFPNAPAIDSPIFEVGSVATENVIAPFAFVVPKSPSALARERDELAQSVKPILEYRQAALDSSQNQLRAFIDSMSVTVERGAAAHATAGAQRTAVIAAAGLQGVTLTPAEADYLVSAARRRAMLDAVRRAYARWLSEGIAAGSTVDNLRGDVIVRRDGQERSVMVDSLLSFASLLSRSRAFEPDPNSSIASALYLKLLSAFFRPTVALDQVATEQRRQELRNSVNVNQYMVRAGEKIVGAHEVVGEPEFAKMRALHDAMQARTRGQRALGRIAGSIAYNALVLAIFGIAIVLFRPQLYSAFRSMALFAAVFLLVLVVAAVAAKWQPVHPELVPVALAAIILSVLLDSRISMIAAMILAVLVGGQSVYRGTNALFINLVGGAAAALSVRVILRREQSYQYVITIGVAYLFAALAIGLTLGWNSGQIATSAGLGVGNAVVSVVFAMFLVPLAERFTGITTHLTLIEYSDLNRPLLRRLSLEAPGTYAHTIAMANLVEAAATAIGANGLLARVGTYYHDIGKLTKPQYFVENQAGGRNPHDKLKPGTSAAIIRNHVREGMDLAAEYHVPMAIAAFIPEHHGTAPIAYFLEKAREHDSGSLPNAADFTYPGPIPQSAETAVCMLADGIEAAVRVLAEPTPPRIRDVIEHMVRQRMDQGQLRDAPLTLRHIEIIKEQFARVLSGMYHSRIDYPASSGGISSEFASA, from the coding sequence ATGGCGATTCGCTTGCCGATCGAGCGCAACGCCGCCGGCGCGGGCGCCCCGCCGTACTCGACGCGGGCGCGCCTCGGATACCACGGCCTGCGCATCGCGCTGCTGGTGTCGCTGGCCGTGGTGACGTACCTGCTGTTCCCGAACGCGCCGGCCATCGATTCGCCGATCTTCGAAGTGGGATCCGTCGCCACCGAGAACGTGATCGCGCCGTTCGCGTTCGTCGTTCCGAAGTCCCCATCCGCGTTGGCGCGGGAACGCGACGAGCTCGCGCAGTCGGTGAAACCGATTCTCGAGTATCGGCAGGCGGCGCTCGATTCGTCGCAGAATCAGTTGCGTGCGTTCATTGACTCGATGTCGGTGACCGTCGAGCGCGGCGCCGCGGCGCACGCCACGGCCGGCGCCCAACGGACGGCGGTCATCGCGGCGGCGGGTCTCCAGGGTGTGACGCTCACGCCGGCGGAAGCCGACTATCTCGTCTCCGCCGCGCGGCGGCGCGCGATGCTGGACGCCGTGCGCCGCGCGTATGCGCGCTGGCTGTCGGAAGGCATCGCCGCCGGCTCGACGGTGGACAACCTGCGCGGCGACGTGATCGTGCGGCGCGACGGGCAGGAACGCAGCGTGATGGTGGACAGTCTCCTGTCGTTCGCGTCGCTGCTGTCGCGATCGCGGGCCTTCGAGCCGGATCCGAACTCGTCCATCGCCAGCGCGCTCTACCTGAAACTGCTCAGCGCGTTCTTCCGCCCAACGGTGGCCCTCGACCAGGTGGCGACCGAGCAGCGGCGGCAGGAGCTGCGGAACTCGGTGAACGTGAATCAGTACATGGTGCGGGCGGGCGAGAAAATCGTCGGCGCGCACGAGGTGGTCGGCGAACCGGAGTTCGCGAAGATGCGCGCGCTCCACGACGCGATGCAGGCGCGCACGCGCGGTCAGCGTGCGTTAGGCCGCATCGCCGGCAGCATTGCGTACAACGCGCTCGTCCTGGCCATCTTCGGCATTGCGATCGTGCTCTTCCGGCCGCAGCTGTACAGCGCCTTCCGCTCGATGGCGCTCTTCGCGGCGGTGTTCCTGCTCGTCCTGGTCGTGGCCGCGGTCGCGGCGAAATGGCAGCCGGTGCATCCCGAGCTGGTGCCGGTGGCGCTGGCGGCCATCATTCTGAGCGTCTTGCTCGATTCGCGCATCAGCATGATCGCGGCGATGATCCTCGCGGTGCTCGTCGGCGGACAGAGTGTGTACCGGGGGACGAACGCGCTGTTCATCAATCTCGTGGGCGGGGCGGCCGCGGCGCTCAGCGTGCGCGTGATCCTGAGGCGCGAGCAGTCGTACCAATATGTGATCACGATCGGCGTCGCCTATCTGTTCGCCGCGCTCGCCATCGGACTCACCCTCGGCTGGAACTCGGGCCAGATCGCCACGAGCGCCGGGTTAGGCGTCGGCAACGCGGTCGTGTCCGTGGTCTTCGCGATGTTCCTCGTGCCGCTCGCCGAGCGATTCACGGGCATCACGACGCACCTCACGCTCATCGAGTACTCGGACCTGAATCGGCCCTTGCTGCGGCGGCTGAGCCTCGAGGCGCCGGGCACCTATGCACACACGATCGCCATGGCAAACCTCGTCGAGGCGGCTGCCACGGCGATCGGCGCGAACGGCCTGCTCGCGCGCGTGGGCACCTACTACCACGACATCGGCAAGCTGACGAAGCCGCAGTACTTCGTCGAGAACCAGGCCGGCGGACGCAACCCGCACGACAAGCTCAAGCCGGGGACGAGCGCCGCCATCATCCGCAATCACGTGCGTGAAGGCATGGATCTCGCGGCGGAGTACCACGTGCCAATGGCGATCGCCGCATTCATCCCCGAGCACCACGGCACGGCGCCGATCGCCTACTTCCTCGAGAAGGCGCGCGAACACGATTCGGGGTCCCTGCCTAACGCAGCCGACTTCACGTATCCGGGCCCGATCCCGCAGTCCGCGGAAACGGCGGTCTGCATGCTGGCCGACGGCATCGAGGCGGCGGTGCGCGTCCTCGCCGAGCCGACGCCGCCGCGCATCCGCGACGTGATCGAACACATGGTGCGGCAGCGGATGGATCAAGGGCAGCTCCGCGATGCGCCGCTGACGCTGCGGCACATCGAGATCATCAAGGAGCAGTTTGCGCGCGTGCTCAGCGGCATGTACCACAGCCGCATCGATTATCCCGCGTCGAGCGGCGGCATCTCGTCGGAGTTCGCCTCGGCATGA
- the ybeY gene encoding rRNA maturation RNase YbeY — protein sequence MTRVVHVSSSAGRLPLSRRRIAGLADRVLRAERVRSAEVSIAFVTEPAIARLNARHLGRRGPTDVIAFPFARIDGGPLVGDVYIAPAVARSNARRNGVPVRQELARLVVHGTLHVLGHDHPAVGRERSAMWRRQEHLLARAREAWT from the coding sequence ATGACGCGCGTCGTGCACGTCTCGTCGTCGGCGGGTCGCCTGCCGCTGTCGCGCCGGCGTATTGCCGGGCTCGCCGACCGCGTGCTGCGGGCCGAGCGCGTGCGTTCCGCCGAGGTGTCGATCGCGTTCGTCACCGAGCCGGCGATCGCGCGGCTCAACGCCCGGCATCTGGGGCGCCGCGGCCCAACGGACGTGATCGCGTTTCCGTTCGCGCGGATCGACGGGGGGCCGTTGGTCGGCGACGTGTACATCGCGCCGGCCGTAGCGCGGTCGAATGCCCGACGGAACGGCGTACCGGTGCGACAGGAGCTCGCGCGGCTGGTGGTGCACGGCACGCTGCACGTGCTGGGCCACGATCATCCCGCCGTTGGGCGCGAGCGGTCGGCGATGTGGCGGCGCCAGGAGCACTTGCTCGCGCGCGCCCGAGAGGCGTGGACATGA
- a CDS encoding hemolysin family protein: protein MSLVSFVISILALAWAALLAAADGALLSVSDMTTNGAVVEAPTGGTRDFTHRALSIARIIALLVAGVAAARAFELDALVPGAAIGLGIVIAILAVLVGEVMPRAAGEAVGARALAALTPVVHSTEVLMRPLVAGGAILDRILRRVLPPFTPAQGDREITAEQFRRIVTPQQPAPHRAILHRVFSFSDTEVHEVMVPRVDILGLEHGTPWSEVLDRVRSSQHARLPVYDETIDHITGILFAKDLLPAVIADEEPAAGWESIARPASFIPESKTIEAQLRDFKATRSHIAIVVDEFGGTAGLVTIENILEEIVGDIRDEYDREEPPIEAEDGRRWWVSGRVTLDELSDALGHRFDRPDVSTVGGLIFEVVGHVPKAGQELELDGYRIVVERVNRRRVDRVYFERPDSPVQRVS from the coding sequence ATGAGCCTCGTGTCGTTCGTGATCTCGATTCTGGCGCTGGCGTGGGCCGCGCTCCTCGCGGCCGCGGACGGCGCGCTTCTGTCGGTATCCGACATGACGACCAACGGCGCCGTGGTCGAGGCGCCGACGGGCGGCACGCGCGATTTCACCCACCGCGCGCTCTCGATCGCCCGGATCATCGCGCTGCTCGTCGCCGGGGTGGCCGCGGCACGCGCGTTCGAGCTCGACGCGTTGGTGCCGGGCGCCGCCATTGGGTTAGGCATCGTGATCGCGATCCTTGCGGTGTTGGTGGGCGAGGTGATGCCGCGCGCCGCGGGTGAGGCGGTCGGCGCGCGCGCGCTGGCGGCGTTGACGCCCGTCGTGCACTCGACCGAAGTGCTCATGCGGCCGCTCGTCGCCGGCGGCGCCATCCTCGACCGCATCCTCCGCCGCGTGCTCCCGCCGTTCACGCCGGCGCAGGGCGATCGCGAGATCACGGCCGAGCAGTTCCGGCGCATCGTGACGCCGCAGCAACCCGCGCCGCATCGCGCCATCCTGCACCGCGTGTTCTCGTTCAGCGACACCGAGGTGCACGAGGTGATGGTGCCGCGCGTCGACATCCTCGGCCTCGAGCACGGCACGCCGTGGTCCGAGGTGCTCGATCGGGTGCGCAGCTCGCAGCACGCGCGGCTGCCGGTGTACGATGAGACCATCGACCACATCACGGGCATCCTGTTCGCCAAGGATCTGCTGCCGGCGGTGATCGCCGATGAGGAACCTGCCGCGGGGTGGGAATCGATCGCGCGGCCGGCGTCGTTCATTCCGGAGAGCAAGACCATCGAAGCCCAGCTGCGCGATTTCAAGGCGACGCGCTCGCACATTGCGATCGTGGTCGACGAGTTCGGCGGCACGGCGGGCCTGGTCACGATCGAGAACATCCTCGAGGAAATCGTCGGCGACATCCGGGACGAATACGATCGGGAGGAGCCGCCCATCGAAGCCGAGGACGGACGGCGGTGGTGGGTCTCGGGCCGCGTGACGCTCGATGAGCTGTCCGACGCGTTAGGCCATCGCTTTGACCGGCCCGACGTCTCGACGGTGGGCGGGCTCATCTTCGAGGTCGTCGGGCACGTGCCCAAGGCGGGGCAGGAGCTCGAGCTGGATGGCTACCGCATCGTCGTCGAACGTGTGAACCGCCGGCGCGTGGACCGGGTGTACTTCGAGCGGCCGGACTCGCCGGTGCAGCGCGTCTCATGA